The Nicotiana tomentosiformis chromosome 9, ASM39032v3, whole genome shotgun sequence genome contains the following window.
ggctaccataaacaagaAGCAGTTACCataagaacgcaggtacatcttcaaatccggtaaccatcgagcacagcaataacagcagccaacatctgcacgcaatgtgcaaaagtgtagtatcagtacaactgatctcatgtactgagtaagtaacaaacctaaccttaggttgaaagcaatgacgagcttttaccaaggtcgggtccaaaatcaatagtccacaacagtccataacaacgttaggcaaataaaacaagaagtaactcagagataaaatgctcagctaaatcatgattttaaaaatagttcttcctttcaagtacaagagtgaaaacccaaatcttttaccgaagtcaccaaaaatatgaataagtttgaaaataataattttcccaaaaatcctttgaataataaataatatggttcgttttctttccagataaccagtgtaaaacaaatgcatcactatgcccatctgtcaacatgtgtgagaaatcatgaatgatgtgatactgtacaacatgagaaaaatacatctttatgcctgtatgtcatgtgtgcatgtcaatgcgatgcaactcagtgataaaatcatatgcatactcttagagtatcatttcactcagtcttcctagtcactcagttctcccaatcgctcggcactcggcactcacactcagtaggtacctgcgctcactggggtgtgtacagactccggaggggctccttcagctcaagttctataatctgcacggacaactcacgtgctgcacagacaactcacgtgctataataatatctggatctgcacggataactcacgtgccttaataatatctggatccgcacagacaactcacgtgctgcacggacaactcacgtgaaataataatatctggatccgcacggacaactcacgtgctataataaagcctataagacctgctgcaggcgggcatccccgatccacataataatcctcacaatcaggccctcggcctcactcagttatcaatctctccggtctctctttctcatgggctcacaatgtcatgaaaaaagctcaaaaatgatgatatgatgtatcaataaataaataacagagaccgagatatgatatataatgacatgaatatgattgagtataaatttttaatttaaaacaattaattcacagcaatatgacctctatgggtcccaataatactgacacatagcctcaacatgatttttaatatgattctcagctaggcctggcaagtgggccggtccaggcccgggaccagcccaggaccgcgggccagacgggccaaatgggccaggaccgtttggtccggttttagccggcctggtccggtctcgtaggccggtcctatgattgggCCCACCAGGcacgggaccgtttggcccgccagggcccgggaccggtccggtccccttagcgggcctagcgggcccaacggctattttttttaatttttttttttttttttttacgttggACTgtaaaaaatagtcgttgggctgtcaaaaataaccgttggctatttatgaaatagccatttaacccctcaactttgttttaatcccaaactttttataattacactttttccctattttcaactataaataccccttcattttttcttacaaaatcatcaatctatcacaatctctctctaatttacttctactattgcttgctttattgttacaatttgtgaaacaattgtgaagttggtgaattgaagtcttcaacgataatcaatttccaacaagttgttcgtcaattcggtaaactcattccaactcttaagttttgatattataattttgtttgttttatttactttgcttgattaattaagatggcttattccttaaaaaatatgtttagtaaaaataagggaaaatcgaagagtggtaaatctagtggccaatatgttcctcctccacttcccccggctccacgacccaaacatgttacccgtcctacacctcctattcttgatagcgataatagtttattacaatttaccgagagtcaattttttcATAATatagcacccggtgaacaattaaaccatgaatatatgaatgctctttatggtaatccaactattgatgaaaatgatgatgaagaaatagattttgatgaaacgcaaccggatgatgatacacccactagtcctgctcctgaagttaacccaactaataataatctagatgatcccccatctgaccctcctattagtgcccctactttttctagacaacctcctaaacgggcagaaacatctcttgtttggcaattttttactcaactaagagaaaaaaataaggctaagtgtaaaacttgtggcaaagagttagtttttcaatatgttggaagtcggggaggGAGGGGGCagaaagtttgactagacacatattgctacacccttaagataaagctagatattttcatatgaaagctttggctgaggggacaagtgcacctagtcaggctgaccttagtaccgggtcaaatcaatttcaaccgggaattaacactgttaccggtggtattttatattatgatccaaaaaaagatcgggaagaattggtaaaaatggtcactgttatgtgcttaccctatagtttttcttctaacccccactttgtgcattatattagaaatttttttaatcctacttataaaggttttcctcgcacaaccgtaaagagtgatatttataaatataaacatgaatatgaataatatttgcgctatttatttactcatataaattatcgtcttgctattacaactgatattggtagaagtggtaatgactgtgattaccttactgttaccagtcattggattgatgagcattggataatgcaaaagcacaTTATTGCTTattgaataattaattcacgtcacacagggcagtttatttctagcacgattgcggatatttgtagatatttttgcattagtgataaaataatatcagtttcaatggataatgctactagtaacacaaatgttgtagccttgcttaccacgatactaagtcctgtatttagtaatatttttcatgttagatgtatttgtcatatttatcatttaattatgggtgatggcatgcgaattttaaatgttgaaattgaaaaagttaaaatagctcttaattggcttttttattcaaatcgtagaagtagacttagagaatattttaaaagatgcgatgaatttggcctaagagaaagaaaggtttctaaaccttgtccaactagatggaattacatgtatgaaagtttagttattgcatatgaatatagaaaccccataaactcaacgtttaatgctcatgtaagtgatgatgatgagcaccttacaaatgcggattgggctaatgttaaaatgcttgtagattttttagaaaaaatttatattgctacaaatgaattttctgggcaatattatcctactatttctaactgtttagtttatattgcagaacttgcaaatttgtttgatcatttttcagatggtggggaaatttatcaacttgctattgattccatgagaaaaaagtttaaaaaatatttttttcctattccccctatttatggtattgctgcattgttaaatcctactatgaaattaggaggtcctcaattttggtatgaaactgtttataatggtttagcacttgaagatgaggagttgtctaaacttccgaacgGAATGGTGGAATGGTGGAATGGTGAATCctgacggctcctttaatattttggaatggtggaaggacaaagaaaaatactttccgattctttcaaggatggccctagatattttaactattcaagcttcaacagtggcatcagagagcgctttcagtcaagcaagacttcaactcggtgattatagagcgtctatgagggagagcttggaaaaatcagtacttttcagagattggatccgttcgaaaagaagaaattttggacttgctgaatcacaaccagaggtagacgaagcttatgaagaaatgctagttgaacatgcggaggatgatgcttcgcctggaagcggtgatgagcaagcttcatttccgccaccaccaaccgaaattcctccgaaccttgaaggatttatgaaatttataaaagataccatgtaaattaatatgtaacttgtattttggcacatcttgattagtttctttttcttttcaatggtggtattagcaccttgttctgcttattccataggggggaggaagactaagaaagatattgccatgatttttaatgctataataaaaatataacgcattgatttgaatatctctttacaatatttttgttcttgtatatcttaagctatacatatagtatatatatatacatcttaagatatactatatatactatactatatatacatcttaagatatactatatatacatagtatactagatatactagatatatatagtagatatacatgtatatatagtatatcttaagatgtatatatagtatataaatcgaatatagcttatatatagtaagatgtatatatattatagtatagtttagtatacatataagcttatatatatactatactatagtctatactatatatacatctcataagatatataaactatattcgatatactatatatacatcttaagatatactatatatactatactatatatacatcttaagatatactatatatatatatatagtatactagatatactagatatatatagtagatatacatgtatatatagtatatcttaagatgtatatatagtatataaatcgaatatagcttatatatagtaagatgtatatatattatagtatagtatagtatacatataagcttatatttatactatactatagtctatactatatatacatctcataagatatataaactatattcgatatactatatatacatcttaagatatactatatatactatactatatatacatcttaagatatactatatatacatagtatactagatatactagatatatagtagatatacatgtatatatagtatatcttaagatgtatatatagtatataaatcgaatatagcttatatatagtaagatgtatatatattatagtatagtttagtatacatataagcttatatatatactatactatagtctatactatatatacatctcataagatatataaactatatatactatatatatatatatatatatatcgaatatatcgaatatagcttatatatcttaagctgtatatatagtatatactatactatactataatatatatacatcttactatatatattatatatatcttaagatgtatactatcgaatatgatttatatactatgtatatatagtactgtgtgtgtgtgtgtgtgtgtatatatatatatatatatatatatatatatatatatatatatatatcttaagatgtatatatagtatataaatcgaatatagcttatatatcttaagatgtatacatagtatagtatagtatatatatatatataagcttatatatatatatgtatatcgaatatatcgaatatagcttatatatcttaagttgtatatatagtatatactatactatactaaaatatatatacatcttactatatatatgtatatatagtatataaatcgaatatagcttatatatcttaagatgtatatatagtatataaatcgaatatagcttatatatcttaagatgtatatatagtatagtatagtatatatatatatatatatatatatataagcttatatatatgtatatatagtatagtatatcgaatatactatgtatatatagtatagtgtgtatataactatatatatatcttaaaatatatatatacactataatatactatatatactataatatatatacatagtttattagtcatattcgatagtatacatcttaagatatactatatatacatcttactatatatatatatatagcttatatatcttaagatgtatatatatatatatatatatatatatagtatatcttaagatgtatatatagtatattttaagatgtatactatgtatatataatatagtatatatatattttaagatgtatatatagtatataaatcgaatatagcttatatatctttattactatttttttctctaacttctataaaaaaaaattaaaaagagaaagtttctgttgggcccgtttggGCTCCGGAtttgggcccgggaccggcccactaaacccgggcccgttagttcgtggtcccggtcccgagccggttccagcaataagcctgcgaagcccaggaccgtttaggaccggaccgcataggaccgggCCACTTAGAACCGGGCCCgcaaagcccacttaggaccgagcccggcccacttgccacccctattctcagctcaatttctttaacacataaaaactacatagaaaatgccaatattatttgactacaaaattttacgaaaataattatgtcacaatttctatagtgcacacccacacgcccgtcacctagcatgtgcgtcacctcccaaaatTCACATATTACATATATTCAGCGTCCATACccttagctccaagattagaagagttacttacctcgaacaagccgaatccaatgtcgagcaagctaaacaatgctccagaaatttcattctgcgcGTTACAAatttcgaacggctcgaatctagtcacaattaatttgattcagtccacacaatttataggaattaattccatatcaaaataccaatattttccacaaaaactgaaattatgccccaaaaatcATCCGTGTGGGCCATATCttagaatccgacgaaacttacaaaatacgataacccatccagttacaagttcaaccatattaatttcactcaaatccgactccgaattggtattcaaaactcaaaaaaatcgTTTTGTGACATTAAAGAAATTTTcgtctatttctcttgaagattcgataatcctataccaaaaatgaagattaattaataaaatataaccacaagggagtcaagaacacttaccccaagttgtgtgaaaaaatttctctccaaaatcgcccaaaccgagctccaaaatgtccaaaatgagaaaaatcttggagactcatttttaacactgcccgggaatttccgcacttgcggtgcctgggctcgcacctgcgcatccgcttatACGGAAAAATTGCGCGCCTACGGACACAGCCAGCCTTCCAAAACCTTGCATCTGCGGcgcccttctcgcatctgcgggctcgcagatacgcgttacccttcgcacctgcggcctcgcagatgcgggcaaattTCTTGCACCTGCaagcactgcccagttccactcttggccgcttctgcgactgattGCGCGCACATGCGACTTCGCACCTGTGATCatacttccgcaggtgcgaaaataccataaGCAAAATTTTTAGCAGTGGTTTTAAGTtcgaatttgatctgttaaccatccgaaactcacccgaggcccccgagacctcaatcaaatataccaacaagtcctataatatACCACAGAcatattcgaggcctcaaatcacatcaaacaacactaaaaatacgaataacacatagattcaagcctaatgaactttgaaattttcaaattttatatcttgtgctgaaacacatcaaatcaatccggaatgacttcaaattttgcacacaagtcacatttcacattacggacctatttcaattttcagaatcggattccgaccccgatatcaaaaagtcaacccctcggtcaaactttccaaaaaataaactttcgtcatttcaagcctaattccactacgtacctccaaataattttttggacacgcttctaagtccaaaatcatcatacggagctattgaaattatcagaatttaattccgaggtcgtttacacataagtgaatatccagtcaactttttcaacttaagttttcaattatgagattaagtgtctcatttcactccgaaatccttccggaccgaaccaactaacccaataagtTATAAATTAACTGTaaggtataaattgagcagtaaatggaagaaacggggttgtgatactcaaaacgatcggccgggttgttacattttGTTAATTTTGAAAATGATAATTCTATTAGAATTATGTCATATattattggttttggttttggtcCGAACCAAGTGGACCCAGGAACAACCCTACCTTGGAATCCTTTGTAAGAATAAACTTAATTCATACCAGGATCTTGAACATGATAATCTTACATAAAACTGTTAAAGAAAACATACCTGAATCGTAAGCCATTATCACAAAGCAGAAGCGTTAATTAGAATTGGTTTCTTGCCCTAGCTTTCGTTACTGTCGCCTTTAGTGATGGGAGAGAGAAATAAAATATGATAACCCCAATGGGTGGGGAGAGGACTAATTTATAGAGGTTCTCACTTAATCGGGTACGTCCATCAAGTAACCAATCGGACTGATGAGATTtgttcattaattaaatattaattatgagCCTTAAACTTATTGGGCCACACACGTAGAAAAACTTATATTCTCCCATTTGGCCCAATAATCacataatattaatatttaataatataaacaTTAGTTGCGCATAAACAAATCTCTTCTATAATGTTCATCATAAATACCATAATACGATAAACtactaaatgtgagttctggcagTTATATATAATTTGTCTATAAACTCCCTTCCATATACTACAATATTAGTAACTCATCGTACCGGGTCCATAAGATATAAAATATTATAGTCCACAATAATGTCTCATTGAGACTTATCCTGTAATATCTCAAAACAATAATGTGTACACCATTATGAGAAACAGGAAATCACTAATGTATATCAGAAACAAATAAATGAGCTCAGAGTGtcgaaacatcataaatatatgAATCATAAATACAACCGAGACCCATACTATGTACATGTTCTTTAAATATCTTTGACTGTAAACCATTCGTTAACAGATCTGCAATCATGAGATCAGTTCTAATATGCTCAAGTGACACTCTTTATTTCTGAACTTCCTCCTTGACGGTAAAGTACTTTAATTCCATATACTTGGCACCTTTGGAGTACTTATTGTTCCTGGAGACTGCAGAATTATCACAGTAAATTTTCAGCGGCTTGGTAATGGTGTCGACAACCCCAAATCCTGAAATAAAGTTTCGCAACCATAATGCATGAATTGTGGCTTCAAAACACGTCACAAATTCTGCTTCCATCGTGGATGTAGCAATGGCAGACTATTTGGCACTCTTCCATGATATTGCTCCTTCAGCCAATTGGAACAAATAACCAAACGTGGACTTTCTAGTGTCAATACATCCAGTGAAATCTGAATCCGAATATCCAACAACTTCCAAATACTTGTATCTCCTATACATGAGCATGTAATCCTTCGTTCCTTTTAGGTACCTCAAAACTTTCTTTGCAGCTTTCCAGTGATCAATTCCTGGGTTACTCTGATATCTTCCCAGCATTCCGACAGCAAAACTAATATCCGGTATTGTGCAAGTCTGAGCATACATCAGGCTACCAACAATAGAAGAGTAGGGAATTGATTCCATTTCTTTTCGTTCTACATCATTCTTAGGGCATTGCATGAGATTAAATTTGTCCCCTTTTTGAATTGGAACAATTTATGCTGAACAGTTATTCATGTTAAATCTCTCTAGAACTCTTTCGATATAGCCTTTCTGAGACAATCCTAATAATCTTTGTGATCTATCACAAAATATTTCTATGCCTATCACATAGGATGCCTCACccatatctttcatttcaaaattcTTAGAGAGAAAATCTTTAGTCTCACGCAATATGCCTAAATCATTAGCAATAAgtagaatatcatcaacatatatgactaaaaatataaacttgCTCCCACTGATCTTTTGGTATATACACCGATCAATagtattttccaaaaatccaaaatatgttaTGGTATTATTAAACTTTATATACCATTGTCGTGAgacttgtttaagtccatatatTGACTTCTTCAGTTTACATACCATTTGACCCTTTCCTTTAGTTTTGAAACCCTCTAATTGGTCCATATAGACTTCTTTCTAGAGATCTCCATTAAGAAAGGTAGTTTTCACATCCATTTGGTGTAACTCTAAATCATAATGAGCCACCAAAGCCATAATAATTCTTACCTagtctttctttgagaccggTGAAAAGGTCTCTTTATAATCAATGCCTCCTTTTTGAGTATAACTCTTGGCAATAAGTCTGGCTTTATATCGTTCAATATTGCCATTTAAATCATGTTTGGTCTTAAAGACCCATCTACACCCGATTTTTTAGAACTTTATGGCAATTCAACGAGATCCCAgactttattatattccatggATTTTAACTCTTCCTTCATGGCGTCAATCCATTTGTCAAACTCATTACTTTCTATGGCTTGTGAAAATGAAACCGAATCTTTATTAAGACCAATGTCAAAATTTGACTCTTGCAAATAAACCATGTAATCATCCGAAATAACCGATTTTCTAACTTTTTGAGATTTTCTTAATGGCATTTCTTGTGGTTCATTTGTGTCAGATATTTGTGAGTTAGTTTATTCATAAAGTGTTTCATCCAAATGTTGCTCGGTGTTGTCAAAGTATTCTTCAACAACTGGAATAATATTTGATATTTGTGTGGAAGTAGGCACATTCATGGGTAATGGAATATTGACCCTCACCTCTTTTATTTACACACTTTATTTTTTAACACTCCCATTAACTTCACTATTTTCAATGAATCTTGCATTACCGGTTTCAACAATTCTCGAACTATGGTTTGGACAGTAAAACACATACCCTTTAGATTTCTCTAGGTAACCAATAAAGTAACCACATACTGTTCGAGAATTTATTTCTTttcttgtggattataactctagtttctGCTGGGCAACCCCAAATATGCATGTGCATTAAACTAGGTTTCCTACATGCCCATAGTTCAAAAGGAGTTTTTAGAACTGCCTTACTAGGAATCCTGTTTAATAAATATACAACGGTTTTAAGAGCATACATCCACAATGGTTTGGGTAATGAGGAATTACTCATCATGCTCCTAACCATATCCATAAGTGTTCGATTATGCCTTTCTGCAACactattttgttgaggtgtttcTGGCATAGTATACTGGGCACATATGCCACGTTCCTCGAGGAACTTTGCAAATGGACCTGGATATTGTCCTGATTCATTATATTTTCCATAATATTCACCATCTCCATCTGACCTAATAATTTTCACCTTTTTATCTAATTGCCTTTCAACCTCATCAACAAATATTTTGAGAGTATCTGCTGCTTGAGAATTTTCTTTCagcaaatagatgtatctataatATGAAAAATCAttgataaaagtgataaaatatttcTCTCCACCAAAAGATGGAACATCAAAGGGTCCCACAAATATCGGTGTGTATAATTTCAAGAAGTTGGATGCTTCTTGTGGCACCTTTCTTACTATACTTGGTTTGCTTTCCCTTAATGCAATCCAAACATATAGTAAGATTAGTAAAATTTAGATTCGAAAGAATCTCATTCTTTACTAATCTTTCTAACTTTTCTTTGGATATATGACCCAAACGTCTATGCCACAAGTAAGCAGAACTTTCATCTAGTGAACTACGTTTAATTCCAACATTATATTGAACAGTAAGAAGGGATTCAAAAAAGCCAATATCGAGTTTCAATTTATATAAATCATCATTAAGAATaccataattataaaaaaaaaatagcattcttatataaattaaaacatcaatttccaaactttatatcAAATCCAGAAACATCAAATCttgaaagagaaatcaaattcCTAGAAAATGAAGGTACATAAAGAGTCTGTAATAGATCAAGGTGACGTCCAGTCTCCATGATCAAACGATAAGTCCCTATGCCTT
Protein-coding sequences here:
- the LOC138898501 gene encoding secreted RxLR effector protein 161-like; this translates as MESIPYSSIVGSLMYAQTCTIPDISFAVGMLGRYQSNPGIDHWKAAKKVLRYLKGTKDYMLMYRRYKYLEVVGYSDSDFTGCIDTRKSTFGYLFQLAEGAISWKRFGVVDTITKPLKIYCDNSAVSRNNKYSKGAKYMELKYFTVKEEVQK